From Pirellulales bacterium, the proteins below share one genomic window:
- a CDS encoding helix-turn-helix transcriptional regulator — MIALDVYPLLGRAVAKRREQLQLTQAEVASRIGLTRASLANIETGRQKVLLHHIYLLAEALGLSSILDLVPAAFEGGVRDEPLALNIKVTPAQKAQLQSLVRQAMATGPSDKRQP; from the coding sequence ATGATTGCTTTGGACGTTTATCCGCTACTGGGCCGCGCCGTAGCCAAGCGCCGAGAGCAACTTCAACTCACTCAGGCCGAAGTCGCTTCCAGGATCGGGCTCACCCGCGCCTCCCTCGCCAATATCGAAACCGGGCGCCAGAAGGTTCTTCTGCATCACATCTATCTGCTCGCCGAAGCCCTGGGCCTCTCATCCATCTTGGACTTGGTGCCGGCCGCGTTTGAAGGCGGCGTCCGTGACGAGCCGCTCGCGCTCAACATCAAAGTCACGCCGGCGCAGAAGGCACAATTGCAGAGTCTTGTGCGTCAGGCGATGGCGACCGGACCGTCCGATAAGAGACAGCCATGA
- a CDS encoding ImmA/IrrE family metallo-endopeptidase has protein sequence MSRPDVQAARRAATILIEQFKIAAPPVPVEQIARRLGIKIQFAPFDGDLSGMAFIKDGVPIIGVNSLHHPNRQRFTLAHELAHIQLHRPQIEAQVHVDNGSLRRDALAAEGVDPTEIEANAFASEILIPALLLKTALGGRTIDLEDDAMIAALAKKFKVSEAAMRFRFQ, from the coding sequence ATGAGCCGTCCCGACGTGCAGGCCGCCCGCCGCGCCGCCACGATTCTGATTGAACAATTCAAGATCGCCGCCCCACCCGTTCCCGTAGAGCAGATTGCCCGTCGCCTCGGCATCAAAATCCAGTTCGCGCCATTCGACGGCGATCTCTCCGGGATGGCGTTTATCAAGGATGGCGTTCCCATCATCGGCGTCAACTCGCTGCATCATCCCAATCGCCAGCGATTCACGCTGGCTCATGAGCTTGCACACATCCAACTCCATCGCCCACAGATCGAAGCCCAGGTCCATGTCGACAATGGCTCACTACGTCGCGATGCCCTAGCCGCGGAAGGCGTCGATCCGACGGAAATCGAAGCCAATGCCTTCGCCTCGGAAATCTTGATTCCAGCACTCCTGCTGAAGACCGCGCTGGGCGGTCGGACCATAGATCTGGAAGATGACGCCATGATTGCCGCGCTCGCCAAAAAATTCAAAGTGAGCGAAGCGGCTATGCGTTTCAGGTTCCAATAG
- a CDS encoding exonuclease domain-containing protein, with product MSFVIYDVETTGTHAQFDQILQFAAIRASTDLEIEEPFETRSRLLPHVVPAPGALLVNRLGIDDILDGGRRSHYEMMREIRETVGAWCPSTFLGYNSIRFDEEFLRHGFYQCLMPPYLTNTSGNTRADILSLMRACAALCPGVLRVPLGETGSPIFALHSLAKANGFSGDSAHEAMADVQAAHFLCKLVARDADGLWSRFLRYSQKASVLDFMSEQIAFLVFEPTAQRASFVVSRIGESIKRPNTHFCLNLASDIDALAILSPDGLVSHLGRAPETVRRVRANAAPMLCELLDAPATVLNAPPEDFVRSAQRLHDDIDFKQRLLAASEALLPTYPPSPHVEQQLYEQGFWSDDDRDTLARYHDAGWPERPKIAGGLKDGRLRRLAQRLAFVEQPELLTVSQRSRLAIDLRQRVAVESDPPVPWMTAPRAMVEIDRLVIEAGANDRAILLRYREHLTGLLSG from the coding sequence GTGAGCTTCGTCATTTACGATGTGGAAACAACTGGGACCCACGCGCAGTTCGACCAGATTCTTCAATTCGCCGCCATTCGTGCGAGTACCGACCTGGAAATAGAAGAGCCGTTCGAAACGCGATCGCGCCTTCTCCCCCATGTCGTGCCGGCACCCGGCGCCCTACTGGTCAATCGCTTGGGCATTGATGACATCCTCGATGGAGGACGGAGGTCGCACTATGAGATGATGCGCGAAATCCGCGAGACCGTCGGCGCTTGGTGCCCCAGCACATTCCTGGGATACAATTCCATTCGCTTCGACGAAGAGTTTCTGCGGCACGGTTTCTATCAATGCCTTATGCCACCTTATCTGACGAATACGTCCGGCAACACGCGAGCAGATATTCTCAGTCTCATGCGCGCCTGCGCCGCCCTCTGTCCGGGCGTCCTTCGGGTTCCCTTGGGTGAAACCGGCAGTCCAATCTTTGCGTTGCATTCCCTCGCGAAGGCGAACGGGTTTTCTGGTGACTCCGCTCATGAGGCAATGGCCGACGTTCAAGCAGCCCACTTTCTTTGCAAGCTCGTGGCGCGTGACGCGGATGGCCTGTGGTCGCGCTTCCTACGCTATTCCCAGAAAGCGTCTGTATTGGATTTCATGAGCGAGCAAATCGCCTTTCTCGTTTTTGAACCCACAGCGCAGCGTGCCAGTTTTGTCGTTTCCAGAATCGGAGAAAGTATCAAGCGGCCCAACACCCATTTCTGTCTCAATCTCGCCAGCGATATCGACGCCTTGGCCATACTCTCACCCGATGGGCTAGTGTCCCATCTTGGTCGCGCGCCAGAGACTGTGAGACGGGTCAGAGCAAACGCCGCGCCGATGCTATGTGAGTTGCTCGATGCCCCGGCTACCGTACTGAATGCGCCGCCAGAAGATTTTGTCCGGTCTGCGCAGCGACTACACGACGACATCGATTTCAAGCAAAGGCTACTAGCCGCGAGCGAAGCGCTGTTGCCGACATATCCGCCATCACCGCACGTTGAACAGCAATTGTACGAACAAGGCTTCTGGTCCGACGACGACAGAGACACGCTCGCTCGCTATCACGATGCAGGTTGGCCAGAACGACCGAAGATCGCTGGTGGGTTGAAAGACGGACGTTTGCGCCGGCTGGCGCAACGCCTGGCATTTGTTGAGCAACCTGAGCTTCTGACAGTGTCGCAACGTAGCCGGCTCGCTATAGACCTGCGCCAACGCGTAGCAGTCGAAAGCGATCCACCCGTTCCTTGGATGACAGCCCCACGGGCAATGGTGGAAATCGATCGGCTCGTTATAGAAGCAGGTGCCAACGATAGAGCCATTCTGCTTCGCTATCGGGAGCATCTGACCGGTTTGTTGTCGGGTTGA
- a CDS encoding DNA-processing protein DprA: protein MWLKQGTTFKSVAELFARDPAALPSDFISRGEAEECATETLALLKQRNVHRFGIRVHHAGDYPGKLRDAKYPVEMLYYRGAWELTETKCVAVVGTRNPTPDGIQRADRLARELVARDYTVVSGLAAGIDTAAHTGALEAKGRTIAVIGTPLGVVYPKENAQLQERIAADFTVISQVPVLRYERQKVPQNRLFFPERNVTMSALTEATIIVEAGETSGTLVQARAALHQGRKLFILDSCFLRSDLTWPQRFADQGAIRVRTPDDIWKHLA from the coding sequence TTGTGGCTGAAGCAGGGAACGACCTTCAAGAGCGTTGCGGAACTGTTCGCACGCGATCCCGCCGCCCTCCCGTCTGATTTCATTTCGCGCGGCGAAGCAGAGGAATGCGCAACAGAGACCTTGGCGCTCCTCAAGCAACGCAACGTGCATCGCTTCGGAATACGGGTTCACCATGCCGGCGACTATCCCGGAAAACTGCGCGATGCAAAATACCCCGTAGAAATGCTTTACTATCGCGGCGCATGGGAGTTGACCGAAACCAAGTGTGTTGCCGTCGTTGGCACGCGCAACCCGACGCCTGACGGCATTCAGCGCGCCGACAGGTTGGCGCGCGAACTGGTGGCTCGCGACTATACGGTAGTTTCTGGGCTGGCAGCCGGCATCGATACTGCGGCCCATACCGGGGCATTGGAAGCTAAGGGGCGTACCATCGCGGTTATTGGGACGCCGCTGGGTGTCGTTTATCCGAAGGAGAACGCTCAGCTTCAAGAACGGATTGCCGCGGATTTCACCGTCATATCGCAAGTGCCAGTTCTGCGTTATGAGCGCCAAAAAGTCCCGCAGAACCGATTGTTCTTTCCGGAACGCAATGTGACGATGAGTGCGCTCACGGAGGCGACCATTATCGTTGAAGCTGGCGAGACGTCAGGCACTCTCGTCCAAGCGCGCGCCGCCCTGCACCAAGGTCGCAAACTTTTCATTCTAGACTCGTGTTTTCTTCGCAGCGACCTCACTTGGCCCCAAAGATTCGCTGACCAGGGTGCAATCAGAGTTCGCACGCCTGACGATATTTGGAAGCACCTTGCCTAA